GGGGCCCACGGCCACGTTGGGATCGACGACGGCCTCAGCACGGAGAAGTGATCATGTTCGAAATGCCGGTAAATCCCTTTGAGCTCTCCGAAGAAGCGCTGAGCCGAATATCTGCCGATGACTCATGGACCCCGATCGAATCGGAGATCCCAAAGGCCAACGCCAAGGTGATTCGCCATTTCCTCACTCCGGCCGAAGTGGAGGCGTTCGCGACCGAACTGGCCGCCCAGCGCTTTGCCCCGGTGGGCCGAGACGGCATTGCCGCCAACTATGCAGAGGGAGATCCGGTCGCTCATCTCCGCGCCACGGCCGAATCCACATCCCTGGCGGCAGAATTCTACCGCAGGCTGCGGACGCTTCTATCGCTTGAAGTGGGATCGGACGATCCGACGGATTCGGACGGAAGGCCCTGGAGGCCGGCGGCCGTCAATCCGCGTATGCGCTTCATCACGTACGAACACGGCGGATTCATTGTCCCGCACTACGATTCGCCCTATTTCGCCCCCGACGGAAGGCGCACTCTTCTGACGGTCGTCGTCTACCTGTCTTATGAGGCCGTGGGCGGAGAAACGCGGTTCATCGCCGATAAGCAGAACGATCTTCCCTTTGCGCAACGTGACTTCTCTGACTGGCCGCGGCTCGCGAAGCCTGAGGAAATATTGAGTGCCCACCACCCCGAACCGGGCGATGCGCTCCTCTTCTGGCATCGGACGCTTCACGACTCGGCCCCGCTTCTTGAGGGTACGAAAACAATACTCAGAACCGACGTGCTCTACGAGCCCGTAGATGTGCCTTGAGCAGCGGCAAGGCCACCGTCGCGTTGTCCCTCACCCCGGAGACCGACGTCCGGCACGCCGTGATCGCCCACCTCCGGGCCGGGCGGCATCGGGCCCTGCCCGCGGCCGGGCATCGAATCCACTCGCACCGAACGGCAGGGAGGGCAGCATGACCAACGGGAGGATCCACACCGACTGGGTGGAGACGGTGTCTCAGGACGGCCTGCACCTGATGCAGACGCGCTTGGAGGTGAGAGTTCCTACGTCTGAGGGTCGCAAGTTCATCACCTGCGGTCTGGCCCGGAAGACGTACGTGGTGGAAGACGGTATTGCCTGTCGGGTTTCGTCCTACGCACTCGGCCGCGACCTGGGCAGCCCGGGCAACTACGACTTCGAGATCGCTTCTGCGACGGGGGGCCCTCCGATCCGGAGGTTCTTCAACTGGGACGGCGTGCCGGCCGAGACACGCGAGGGCGCTCTGTTCGACGCGCATGAGGGGCTTGACGATGGCGAGTACATCGTCCGGATCGCGGCGGGAATGACGACCAGCTGGGACAGCGGGACGGGACAGAGCATCGAGCTCCCTGTCCCGTGCCACGAGCTCGCATTCGGCGTGGTGGGATCCGCACCGCAGGAGGTGCGCGCGAGTACCGGCGGCGGCCCGTGGGCGGCGCGGCCCTCCGTGGAGATCCCCGTGGTCGATTGGCGCGATCAGCCCACGGCGGAGGCGGCATGGGAGGCCTACCTGAACGGGAACAGAATCAGTCTGGATGCCTACGGGATCTTCTCCCCGCAGCATCTGATGAGGAATCAACGGGATACCGCTCTGGAGATTCTCCGGAGCGAGGGCTACGCCATACCGCGGACCCCGGAACCCGCCGAGACGCCTGGGACCTGGCTGGGCCACTGGGGTGGAGCATGGATGCCGGCCGATGTGCTCGCGGCCCTTCACACCGTGCCGGACGACACCGCGCAACGTGCGTGGTATCAGGGAGCGAAGGAATCCCTGGACATCGCATGGGATATGCACCTCCTGTGGACCACCGACGTGTTCTGACCGGGCCCGCGCTCCGTCCATGACCACGTGGCGGGCCGTCGGCAGTCACCCTGCACCGAGGTGCCGAGTACCGGCCGCGGCCCGGTCCGCCTCCGGCCTGACTGCCGGTCGCGGCCCGGGCGAGGATGTACGGCAGCACCAGAAGGTGCGCCCGCGAGGTTGCGCCAGCGCGGCATCCGCCACCGCATCGCCCGCAGGGGAATCGAGTCCTCGCAGCGGCTCGGACGCCACCGCTGGACCATAGAACGACCATGGCCTGGCTCGCCGGCTACCGCCGACTCCACCGCCGCGACGAACGCAAGGCCGAACGCTTCCTCGCCTTCACCAGCCCGGCCCCCGCACCCTCATCTGCTACCGCAGACTCGCCAAATGAGATGACCTCTAATTGCCCCCTGGGCGTTGCTGTTGGCGCTTGTCAGCGTCCAGCTCCCTCACCTGTGCCCATAGGACTTCGCAGAGAGCCGGCAGGCGTCGGATAGTGTGACGCTCGTCCACTGATGAGGCGACGGGGGCAACGATGCGCATCGCGGTGACCGGGGCAGCGGGCCACCTGGGCGGGCGGGTGGTGCAGTTGCTCGCGGGCCGGGACGGCGTGGACGTCGTAGCGATGACCAGGCGGAAGCTGCCTACCGCGGCATTGCCGCCGCAGGTGAAGGTCGCCGTCGCCGACTACACCGATCCGCCCGCTCTGCGCGCCGCGCTGAAGGGTGTGGACACCCTGGTCTTCGTCTCCAGTGACGGGCCCGATGCACGGATGCTGCTGCACCACCGCAACGTCGTCGCCGCCGTGGCGGCCGAGCGCGTCAGCCATGTCGCGGCGCTGAGCAGCGTCGACGCCGACACGGCGTCCCCGTTCTGCTACGCGGTGGTCAACCGGCTCACCGAGGATCTGCTCCTGGCCTCCGGTGTCCCGTGCTCGTTCGCCAGGGCTTCGCTGTACATCGAGTTCTTCCAAGACTGGCTCACCAGGGCGCGCGCGACCGGACTGCTGCGGCTCCCGGCTGCGGACGGCCGGATCTCTCTGGTGGCTCGCGACGATGTGGCCCGCGCTCTCGTCGCGCTCGCGGTAGGCGAGCCGACCGGGCGTCACCATGACATCACCGGACCCGAGT
This window of the Streptomyces sp. NBC_01275 genome carries:
- a CDS encoding NAD(P)H-binding protein, which gives rise to MRIAVTGAAGHLGGRVVQLLAGRDGVDVVAMTRRKLPTAALPPQVKVAVADYTDPPALRAALKGVDTLVFVSSDGPDARMLLHHRNVVAAVAAERVSHVAALSSVDADTASPFCYAVVNRLTEDLLLASGVPCSFARASLYIEFFQDWLTRARATGLLRLPAADGRISLVARDDVARALVALAVGEPTGRHHDITGPESADLAGIASVTAGAWQTPVAYVDIPTGTYCAETAATGLDPWWLYAFSSMFASVREQRWDRVCDDYTRLTGRLPLALRDVLSAQARQPDTAESAN
- a CDS encoding 2OG-Fe(II) oxygenase yields the protein MFEMPVNPFELSEEALSRISADDSWTPIESEIPKANAKVIRHFLTPAEVEAFATELAAQRFAPVGRDGIAANYAEGDPVAHLRATAESTSLAAEFYRRLRTLLSLEVGSDDPTDSDGRPWRPAAVNPRMRFITYEHGGFIVPHYDSPYFAPDGRRTLLTVVVYLSYEAVGGETRFIADKQNDLPFAQRDFSDWPRLAKPEEILSAHHPEPGDALLFWHRTLHDSAPLLEGTKTILRTDVLYEPVDVP